A single Elusimicrobiota bacterium DNA region contains:
- a CDS encoding sulfurtransferase TusA family protein: MPPFSRGFILPISAIILYGSSICPLPIIKTKQEVEKPNLGEVLEFIADDPGAKQDIPS, translated from the coding sequence TTGCCTCCATTTTCCAGAGGCTTTATTCTACCAATTTCTGCTATAATCTTATATGGGAGCAGTATATGCCCGTTACCAATTATAAAAACAAAGCAGGAGGTTGAGAAACCTAACTTGGGCGAGGTTCTAGAATTTATCGCTGACGATCCCGGGGCAAAACAGGATATTCCCTCGTAG